The Actinocatenispora sera genome has a window encoding:
- the lepB gene encoding signal peptidase I, which produces MTGTHERHRTAPAPRPRQHGSLWRELPVLIVIAVLVAVTIRVFVLQTFWIPSGSMEHTLDINDRVLVNKISLDFRSPHRGEVIVFRSPVSWRTDPAEKDFIKRVIALGGDHITCCDRAGRISVNGHALDETSYLYRGADGEQEPPSDGRFDVRVPDGRIWVMGDHRLESGDSREHYLQTRDPNEATIPASSVIGDAFAIYWPPSRMRFLGVPRTFDRVPDP; this is translated from the coding sequence GTGACCGGAACCCATGAACGGCACCGGACCGCGCCCGCACCACGGCCCCGGCAGCACGGCTCGCTCTGGCGCGAACTGCCGGTGCTGATCGTGATCGCGGTGCTGGTCGCGGTGACGATCCGGGTGTTCGTCCTGCAGACGTTCTGGATCCCGTCCGGGTCGATGGAGCACACCCTCGACATCAACGACCGGGTGCTCGTCAACAAGATCAGCCTGGACTTCCGCTCGCCGCACCGCGGCGAGGTGATCGTCTTCCGCTCACCGGTGTCGTGGCGCACCGACCCGGCCGAGAAGGACTTCATCAAGCGGGTCATCGCCCTCGGCGGCGACCACATCACCTGCTGCGACCGGGCCGGACGGATCAGCGTCAACGGCCACGCCCTTGACGAGACGTCGTACCTGTACCGCGGCGCGGACGGGGAGCAGGAGCCGCCGTCCGACGGCAGGTTCGACGTCCGGGTACCCGACGGCCGGATCTGGGTGATGGGCGACCACCGGCTGGAGTCCGGCGACTCGCGGGAGCACTACCTGCAGACCCGTGATCCGAACGAGGCCACCATCCCGGCCAGTTCGGTGATCGGCGACGCGTTCGCGATCTACTGGCCGCCCAGCCGGATGCGCTTCCTCGGCGTACCGCGCACCTTCGACAGGGTGCCGGACCCGTGA
- the rplS gene encoding 50S ribosomal protein L19: MNTLDTLDAQSQRVDVPDFRPGDTVKVSVRVVEGTRSRVQVFQGVVIRRQGAGLRETFTVRKVSFGVGVERTFPVNTPVIDKIELVSRGAVRRAKLYYLRNLRGKAAKIKEKREPSAS; this comes from the coding sequence ATGAACACGCTGGACACTCTCGATGCCCAGTCTCAGCGGGTAGACGTTCCGGACTTCCGCCCCGGTGACACCGTCAAGGTCTCGGTCCGGGTCGTTGAGGGCACCCGGTCCCGCGTCCAGGTCTTCCAGGGCGTGGTGATCCGCCGGCAGGGCGCCGGGCTGCGCGAGACCTTCACCGTCCGCAAGGTCAGCTTCGGCGTCGGGGTCGAGCGCACCTTCCCGGTGAACACGCCGGTGATCGACAAGATCGAGCTGGTCAGCCGCGGCGCCGTGCGTCGCGCGAAGCTCTACTACCTGCGCAACCTGCGCGGCAAGGCCGCGAAGATCAAGGAGAAGCGCGAGCCCAGCGCCAGCTGA
- the trmD gene encoding tRNA (guanosine(37)-N1)-methyltransferase TrmD — translation MRIDVLTIFPDYLAPLSLSLIGRARERGLLDVSVHDLRRWTSDVHRTVDDTPYGGGPGMVMRPEPWGLAFDELVPADAAPPRLVVPSPAGVPLTQALAAELAAESWLLFGCGRYEGIDQRVLDDAADRMPVTEVSLGDVVLFGGEVAVLAVVEAVARLLPGVLGNAESLTEESHTGGLLEAPMYTKPPVWRDRPVPDVLRSGDHGRIARWRRDQALVRTARRRPDLLAALPPGTLDATDQLALAEGGYPPESESVAE, via the coding sequence GTGCGTATCGACGTCCTGACGATCTTTCCCGACTACCTCGCGCCGCTGTCCCTGTCGCTGATCGGCCGGGCCCGCGAGCGCGGGCTGCTCGACGTGTCGGTGCACGACCTGCGGCGCTGGACGTCCGACGTGCACCGCACCGTGGACGACACCCCGTACGGCGGTGGGCCGGGCATGGTGATGCGGCCCGAACCGTGGGGCCTCGCGTTCGACGAGCTGGTACCGGCCGACGCCGCGCCACCGCGGCTGGTAGTCCCGAGCCCGGCCGGGGTACCGCTGACCCAGGCGCTGGCCGCCGAGCTCGCCGCCGAGTCGTGGCTGCTGTTCGGCTGCGGCCGGTACGAGGGGATCGACCAGCGGGTACTCGACGACGCCGCGGACCGGATGCCGGTGACCGAGGTCTCGCTCGGCGACGTGGTGCTGTTCGGCGGCGAGGTGGCGGTGCTCGCCGTGGTCGAGGCGGTCGCCCGGCTGCTGCCCGGCGTGCTTGGCAACGCCGAGTCGCTCACCGAGGAGTCGCACACCGGCGGCCTGCTGGAAGCCCCGATGTACACCAAACCGCCGGTCTGGCGGGATCGCCCGGTGCCGGACGTGTTGCGCTCCGGTGATCACGGCCGGATCGCCCGGTGGCGGCGTGATCAGGCCCTCGTCCGTACCGCGAGGCGCCGCCCCGATCTGCTCGCCGCATTGCCACCCGGTACGCTGGACGCGACGGACCAGCTTGCGCTCGCCGAGGGTGGATATCCACCCGAGTCGGAGAGTGTGGCAGAGTAG
- the rimM gene encoding ribosome maturation factor RimM (Essential for efficient processing of 16S rRNA), with protein sequence MQLTVGRIVRPHGVRGEVLVDVRTDDPEIRFATGAVLSTAPVGVGRLTVEYARGRTVAAGRVRLIVAFAEIADRNQAEDMRGTELSVDAAELVDPEDPDEFHDQQLVGLTAVDADGATLGEVVRVDHLPASDLLAVRRPDGHEALVPFVTALVPEVRLAAGQVVLTPPDGLLDL encoded by the coding sequence GTGCAGCTGACCGTGGGACGCATCGTCCGTCCGCACGGCGTCCGGGGCGAGGTCCTGGTCGACGTGCGGACCGACGACCCGGAGATCCGTTTCGCCACCGGCGCGGTGCTGTCCACCGCGCCGGTCGGCGTCGGACGGCTGACCGTGGAGTACGCGCGGGGGCGCACGGTGGCGGCCGGCCGGGTCCGGTTGATCGTGGCGTTCGCCGAGATCGCCGACCGCAACCAGGCCGAGGACATGCGCGGTACCGAGCTGTCCGTCGACGCCGCCGAGCTGGTCGACCCGGAGGACCCGGACGAGTTCCACGACCAGCAGCTGGTCGGGCTGACCGCCGTGGACGCCGACGGTGCGACGCTCGGCGAGGTGGTGCGCGTCGACCATCTGCCCGCCTCCGATCTGCTCGCGGTGCGTCGGCCGGACGGGCACGAGGCGCTGGTGCCGTTCGTCACCGCGCTGGTCCCGGAGGTGCGGTTGGCCGCCGGCCAGGTGGTGCTGACCCCACCCGACGGCCTGCTCGACCTGTGA
- a CDS encoding RNA-binding protein, producing the protein MPARNPEVLRPALDHLVRGIVEHPDDVRVRMVNSRRGKRLEVRVHPDDLGTVIGRGGRTAKALRQVVGSVGGRGIRVEIIDSY; encoded by the coding sequence ATGCCGGCGCGGAATCCTGAGGTGCTCCGCCCGGCCCTCGACCATCTGGTTCGCGGGATCGTGGAACACCCCGACGACGTGCGGGTCCGCATGGTCAACTCGCGCCGCGGCAAGCGGCTCGAGGTCCGGGTCCACCCGGACGACCTGGGCACCGTGATCGGCCGGGGTGGCCGTACGGCCAAGGCGCTGCGCCAGGTGGTCGGGTCGGTGGGCGGTCGCGGTATTCGAGTCGAGATCATCGACAGTTACTGA
- the rpsP gene encoding 30S ribosomal protein S16, whose amino-acid sequence MAVRIRLKRLGKIRNPQYRIVVADARTKRDGRVIEEVGKYHPKEDPSYIEVNSDRVQYWLSVGAQPSEPVQAILSRTGDWQKFKGQPAPEPLKMPAPKQDRQARYEAEAKAAAGVDTPGKPEAKTEKKKPAKKAEEPAKKADATADSAPAATDGKAAGADAGAES is encoded by the coding sequence GTGGCAGTACGCATCCGGCTCAAGCGGCTGGGGAAGATCCGCAACCCGCAGTACCGCATCGTGGTGGCCGACGCCCGCACCAAGCGCGACGGCCGCGTCATCGAGGAGGTCGGCAAGTACCACCCGAAGGAGGACCCCTCGTACATCGAGGTCAACTCCGACCGGGTGCAGTACTGGCTGTCCGTCGGTGCGCAGCCGAGCGAGCCCGTGCAGGCGATCCTGTCCCGCACCGGTGACTGGCAGAAGTTCAAGGGCCAGCCGGCCCCGGAGCCGCTGAAGATGCCGGCGCCGAAGCAGGACCGGCAGGCGCGGTACGAGGCGGAGGCCAAGGCGGCCGCCGGCGTCGACACGCCGGGCAAGCCCGAGGCCAAGACCGAGAAGAAGAAGCCGGCCAAGAAGGCCGAGGAGCCGGCCAAGAAGGCCGACGCGACGGCCGACAGTGCGCCGGCGGCGACCGACGGGAAGGCGGCCGGTGCCGATGCCGGCGCGGAATCCTGA
- a CDS encoding DUF402 domain-containing protein → MTTMLNRGDVLVERIYFGGALCQVVPARVLRHDADELVVWVAGGTPVLRRRGRSGRALRDVPRAEWPSELTPAEWTGSGVVRRYLPGVDHSVWWFFADAGPSGPDSFEGWYVNLERHRLWSDGTGAGIDVVDQELDGWVTPDHAWHWKDEESFAAKIGDPGFFDAAEAALVRAEGERVRPVAERAEFPFDGTWCDFRPDPSWPLPPRPGTATAGRPPALRVGAEGAPADDAGERQDGVPVPD, encoded by the coding sequence ATGACGACGATGCTGAACCGCGGGGACGTGCTGGTCGAGCGGATCTACTTCGGCGGTGCGCTGTGCCAGGTGGTCCCGGCTCGGGTACTGCGGCACGACGCCGACGAACTGGTGGTCTGGGTGGCCGGTGGCACCCCGGTGCTGCGCCGGCGGGGCCGGTCCGGGCGTGCCCTGCGCGACGTGCCGAGGGCCGAGTGGCCGAGCGAGCTGACGCCGGCGGAGTGGACCGGTTCCGGCGTGGTCCGCCGCTACCTGCCCGGCGTCGACCATTCGGTGTGGTGGTTCTTCGCCGATGCCGGGCCGAGCGGCCCGGACAGCTTCGAGGGCTGGTACGTCAACCTGGAGCGGCACCGGCTGTGGTCGGACGGTACCGGGGCCGGCATCGACGTGGTGGACCAGGAACTCGACGGCTGGGTGACGCCGGACCACGCCTGGCACTGGAAGGACGAGGAGTCGTTCGCCGCCAAGATCGGCGACCCCGGCTTCTTCGACGCGGCGGAGGCAGCCCTCGTGCGCGCCGAGGGGGAGCGGGTGCGGCCGGTCGCCGAGCGGGCCGAATTCCCGTTCGACGGTACCTGGTGCGACTTCCGTCCCGATCCGTCCTGGCCGCTGCCCCCGCGGCCGGGTACCGCGACGGCCGGGCGACCACCCGCCCTGCGCGTCGGCGCCGAGGGGGCGCCGGCGGACGACGCGGGGGAGCGGCAGGACGGGGTACCGGTGCCCGATTGA